One window of the Bacillota bacterium genome contains the following:
- a CDS encoding adenylosuccinate lyase produces MIERYTRPEMQRLWSLENKFRRWLDVELAVCDAWAELGVIPKEAAAEIRAKAAFSVERILEIEAEVQHDVIAFTTCVAEHVGPAARYFHYGLTSSDVVDTALACLMVEAGDIIRRDLEQVSSTLRELALRHKDTVMIGRTHGVHAEPITFGLKLALWWQEIERHRERWERAVENVRVGKISGAVGTYATVDPRVEEMVCARLGLKPAPVSTQILQRDRHAEYLLALALIAASIDKFATEIRALQKTEVREVEEPFAAGQKGSSAMPHKRNPRLCEQLSGLSRLVRANAIAALDNVALWHERDISHSSVERIIIPDSTTLVDYMLHTFNRVLRGLQVYPETMRRNLERTGGLIFSQRVLLALVDKGMPREEAYRIVQEEAMAAWAEYGRSEGERVPFAERIRARREVRERLSDAEIDACFDPAYSVRHVDYIFRRLGLL; encoded by the coding sequence ATGATCGAGCGGTACACGCGGCCCGAGATGCAGCGGCTCTGGTCGCTGGAGAACAAGTTCCGGCGCTGGCTGGACGTGGAGCTGGCCGTGTGCGACGCCTGGGCGGAGCTGGGCGTCATCCCCAAGGAGGCCGCGGCGGAAATCCGCGCCAAGGCCGCGTTCAGCGTCGAGCGCATCCTGGAAATCGAGGCGGAAGTGCAGCACGACGTCATCGCCTTCACGACGTGCGTGGCGGAGCACGTGGGCCCCGCCGCCCGCTATTTCCACTACGGCCTCACCAGTTCCGACGTGGTCGACACCGCGCTGGCGTGCCTGATGGTTGAAGCCGGAGACATCATCCGCCGGGACTTGGAGCAGGTGTCGTCGACGCTGCGGGAGCTGGCGCTGCGCCACAAGGACACCGTGATGATCGGCCGCACCCACGGCGTGCACGCCGAGCCGATTACGTTCGGCCTCAAGCTCGCGCTGTGGTGGCAAGAAATCGAGCGGCACCGCGAACGCTGGGAGCGGGCGGTGGAAAACGTGCGGGTCGGCAAGATTTCCGGGGCGGTGGGGACGTACGCGACCGTCGACCCGCGGGTGGAGGAGATGGTGTGCGCGCGGCTGGGGCTGAAGCCGGCGCCCGTGTCGACGCAGATTTTGCAGCGGGACCGCCACGCCGAGTATTTGCTGGCGCTGGCGCTCATCGCCGCCAGCATCGACAAGTTCGCCACGGAGATCCGCGCACTGCAGAAGACCGAAGTGCGGGAAGTGGAGGAGCCGTTCGCGGCGGGGCAGAAGGGCAGCTCGGCCATGCCGCACAAGCGCAACCCGAGGCTGTGCGAGCAGCTGTCGGGGCTGTCGCGCCTCGTCCGGGCCAACGCCATCGCGGCGCTGGACAACGTGGCGCTCTGGCACGAACGGGACATCAGCCACTCGTCGGTGGAGCGGATCATCATCCCCGACAGCACGACCCTGGTCGACTACATGCTGCACACGTTCAACCGAGTGCTGCGGGGCCTGCAGGTGTATCCGGAGACGATGCGGCGCAACCTGGAGCGCACCGGCGGCCTCATCTTCTCGCAGCGGGTGCTGCTGGCGCTGGTGGACAAGGGGATGCCGCGGGAGGAAGCGTACCGCATCGTGCAGGAGGAAGCGATGGCGGCCTGGGCGGAGTACGGGCGGTCCGAGGGCGAGCGGGTGCCCTTCGCGGAGCGCATTCGCGCGCGGCGGGAAGTGCGGGAGCGGCTGTCGGACGCGGAGATCGACGCGTGCTTCGATCCGGCGTACAGCGTGCGGCACGTGGATTACATTTTCCGCAGGCTCGGGCTCTTGTGA
- the purH gene encoding bifunctional phosphoribosylaminoimidazolecarboxamide formyltransferase/inosine monophosphate cyclohydrolase (involved in de novo purine biosynthesis), whose amino-acid sequence MAGGRRALLSVFDKTRLVPFARGLVELGFELLATGGTMRHLQEAGLPVTAVESVTGFAGLLGGRVKTLHPHVYAGILAARDDPEHVAVLERHGIAPIDLVCVNFAPFVPAAGPDAAEKDVLEPIDVDGPALVRAAAKNFAHVLVVVRPEDYEPVLQALASPGGPPPELRRRLAQKAFAYTSEYDEMISRWLAASSAPAAHDHEVGFGALDEPAQRGGEAFPETIQLTLRKLKDLRYGENPHQHAAFYAFAEAAAAGGLPTVATAEQLSGKQLSYNNINDADAALRLVMEFGVPAAVAVKHANPCGVGIGPDLATAFERAFRADEISIFGGIVAFNRKVDGATARLLASIFLEIVVAPDFDDEALAVLQAKKALRLLRTGYWPGSEDGVTQVARPKAPGEAAGAGPAAWDYRGVAGGILVQTPDETGLDRSAWRVVTSAPVPEPLWRQVELAWLVCKHVKSNAIVLVKDDMTIGIGAGQMNHIDATRHAIAHAARVRGIADGARGAVMASDAFFPFPDVVEAAGAAGVAVIVQPGGSIRDEASIEAANRFGISMIFTGRRHFRH is encoded by the coding sequence TTGGCGGGCGGACGGCGCGCTTTGTTGAGCGTGTTTGACAAGACGAGACTTGTTCCATTCGCCCGGGGCTTGGTGGAGCTGGGGTTCGAGCTGCTCGCCACGGGCGGCACGATGCGGCATTTGCAGGAAGCGGGGTTGCCCGTGACGGCGGTGGAGTCGGTAACCGGCTTTGCCGGGCTGCTGGGCGGGCGGGTGAAGACGCTGCACCCGCACGTGTACGCCGGCATTCTGGCCGCCCGGGACGACCCGGAGCATGTGGCGGTGCTGGAGCGGCACGGCATCGCCCCCATCGACCTGGTATGCGTCAACTTCGCGCCGTTCGTTCCGGCGGCTGGGCCTGACGCCGCGGAGAAGGACGTCCTCGAACCGATCGACGTCGACGGGCCGGCCCTGGTGCGGGCCGCGGCGAAGAACTTCGCCCACGTACTGGTGGTAGTGCGGCCCGAGGACTACGAGCCGGTGCTGCAGGCGCTGGCCTCGCCCGGCGGGCCGCCGCCGGAGCTGCGGCGGCGCCTGGCGCAGAAGGCGTTCGCCTATACCAGCGAATACGACGAGATGATTAGCCGCTGGCTGGCCGCCTCTTCCGCTCCGGCGGCCCACGACCACGAGGTGGGCTTCGGCGCGCTGGACGAACCGGCGCAGCGCGGCGGCGAGGCGTTCCCGGAGACGATCCAGCTGACGCTGCGCAAGCTCAAGGACTTGCGCTACGGCGAAAACCCGCACCAGCACGCGGCGTTCTACGCGTTCGCGGAGGCGGCCGCAGCCGGCGGCCTGCCAACCGTCGCCACCGCCGAGCAGCTGAGCGGCAAGCAGTTGTCCTACAACAACATCAACGACGCGGACGCGGCGCTGCGCCTCGTGATGGAGTTCGGCGTGCCGGCGGCGGTGGCCGTCAAGCACGCCAACCCTTGCGGCGTCGGCATCGGCCCCGACTTGGCCACGGCCTTCGAGCGGGCGTTCCGCGCCGACGAAATCTCCATCTTCGGCGGCATCGTCGCATTCAACCGCAAAGTCGACGGGGCCACGGCCCGGCTGTTGGCTTCCATTTTCTTGGAGATCGTGGTCGCGCCGGACTTCGACGACGAAGCGCTGGCCGTGTTGCAGGCGAAAAAGGCGCTGCGGCTCTTGCGCACGGGTTACTGGCCCGGCAGCGAAGACGGCGTGACACAGGTGGCGAGGCCCAAGGCGCCGGGCGAGGCCGCGGGGGCGGGGCCCGCCGCGTGGGATTACCGGGGCGTGGCCGGCGGCATCCTGGTGCAGACGCCGGATGAGACAGGGCTGGACCGCAGCGCCTGGCGGGTCGTCACGTCGGCGCCGGTGCCGGAGCCCCTGTGGCGCCAGGTGGAGCTGGCGTGGCTGGTGTGCAAGCACGTCAAGTCCAATGCCATCGTGCTGGTGAAGGACGATATGACCATCGGCATCGGCGCGGGCCAGATGAATCACATCGACGCGACGCGGCACGCCATCGCCCACGCGGCCCGGGTGCGCGGCATCGCCGACGGTGCCCGCGGCGCGGTCATGGCGTCGGACGCGTTTTTCCCGTTTCCGGACGTGGTGGAGGCCGCCGGCGCGGCGGGCGTGGCGGTCATCGTGCAGCCCGGCGGATCCATCCGGGACGAGGCGTCCATCGAAGCGGCCAATCGCTTCGGCATCAGCATGATCTTCACCGGGCGGCGCCATTTCCGGCATTGA
- the groL gene encoding chaperonin GroEL produces the protein MTAKQLLYSDDARWALERGASKLADAVKVTLGPKGRNAVLDRKWGSPNITNDGVSIAREIDLGDPFENLGAQLVKEVATKTQDAAGDGTTTATVLARALIREGLKNITAGANPQLVKQGMEKAVAAVVAEIQRIAKPVETYEAIGQVASVSADDKEVGRLIAEAMEKVGREGVISVEESQTIGTTLEVVEGLQFDRGYLSPYMVTDPERMVAEFDNPFLLITDRKISSIHDIVPVLERVMQTGRPLVIIAEDVEGEALATLVLNKLRGIVQVAAVKAPGFGDRRKALLGDIATVTGGQVISEELGLKLENVTLRQLGQAGKVRITKDETVIVDGKGSKEAIEARVAQIRRELEGTDSEYDREKLQERLAKLAGGVAVIRVGAATEVELKERKTRIEDALAATKAAVEEGIVPGGGSVYVHAQKVLERLDAPGDERAGVLIVQRALEEPLRQIAANAGYDGAIVVEHVRSLPEGHGFDALSGRYVDMVAAGIIDPAKVARTALENAASIAGLVLTTEALVVEAKEEEEEE, from the coding sequence ATGACAGCCAAGCAGCTGTTGTACAGCGACGACGCGCGCTGGGCGCTGGAGCGCGGCGCGAGCAAACTGGCCGACGCGGTCAAGGTGACGCTGGGTCCCAAGGGCCGCAACGCCGTGCTGGACAGGAAGTGGGGTTCGCCGAACATCACCAACGACGGCGTCTCCATTGCGCGCGAGATTGATCTCGGCGACCCCTTCGAAAACCTGGGCGCGCAGCTGGTCAAGGAAGTGGCCACCAAGACGCAGGACGCGGCGGGAGACGGCACGACGACGGCGACGGTGCTGGCCCGGGCGCTCATTCGCGAGGGGCTGAAGAACATTACGGCCGGCGCCAACCCGCAGCTGGTGAAGCAGGGCATGGAGAAAGCGGTGGCGGCCGTCGTGGCGGAGATTCAGCGCATCGCCAAGCCCGTCGAGACTTACGAAGCCATCGGCCAGGTGGCCAGCGTGTCCGCCGACGACAAGGAAGTGGGCCGCCTCATCGCCGAGGCCATGGAAAAGGTGGGCCGGGAAGGCGTCATCAGCGTCGAGGAGTCGCAGACCATCGGCACGACGCTGGAAGTCGTGGAGGGCTTGCAGTTTGACCGCGGGTATCTCTCGCCCTACATGGTCACGGACCCGGAGCGGATGGTGGCCGAGTTCGACAACCCCTTCCTCCTGATTACCGACCGCAAGATCAGCAGCATCCACGACATCGTGCCGGTGCTGGAGCGGGTCATGCAAACCGGCCGGCCGCTGGTCATCATCGCCGAAGACGTGGAGGGCGAGGCGCTGGCGACGCTGGTGCTGAACAAGCTGCGCGGCATCGTGCAGGTGGCGGCGGTCAAGGCGCCGGGCTTCGGCGATCGGCGCAAGGCCTTGCTGGGCGACATCGCCACGGTGACGGGCGGCCAGGTCATCTCGGAAGAGCTGGGGCTGAAGCTGGAGAACGTCACCTTGCGCCAGCTGGGACAGGCGGGCAAGGTGCGCATCACCAAGGACGAGACGGTCATCGTGGACGGCAAGGGCTCCAAGGAGGCCATCGAGGCCCGGGTCGCGCAAATTCGCCGCGAGCTGGAGGGGACCGACTCCGAGTATGACCGGGAGAAGCTGCAGGAGCGGCTGGCCAAGCTGGCGGGCGGCGTGGCGGTCATCCGGGTCGGCGCGGCCACTGAGGTGGAGCTGAAGGAGCGCAAGACGCGCATCGAAGACGCCCTGGCGGCCACGAAGGCGGCTGTGGAGGAAGGTATCGTGCCGGGCGGCGGCAGCGTGTACGTGCACGCACAGAAAGTGCTGGAGCGGCTGGACGCGCCGGGCGACGAGCGGGCGGGCGTCCTCATCGTGCAGCGGGCGCTGGAGGAGCCGCTGCGGCAAATCGCGGCCAATGCGGGCTACGACGGCGCCATCGTCGTCGAGCACGTGCGTTCGCTGCCGGAAGGCCACGGGTTTGACGCGCTGAGCGGCCGCTACGTGGACATGGTGGCGGCGGGCATCATCGACCCGGCCAAGGTGGCGCGCACGGCGCTGGAGAACGCGGCCAGCATCGCCGGGCTGGTGCTGACTACCGAGGCGCTGGTGGTCGAAGCGAAGGAAGAGGAAGAAGAGGAGTAG
- the hpt gene encoding hypoxanthine phosphoribosyltransferase, with protein sequence MHEDIAKVLLDADTIQRRVRELGEQLSRDYADKNPVLICILKGAAIFMADLVRHISVPVRMDFMAISSYGSGVRTSGVVRILKDLDSSIERQHVLIVEDIVDSGLTLSYLLDNLQSRQPASLRTCVLLDKPGQRRVPLKADYVGFEIPDEFVVGYGLDYAENYRHLPYIGVLKAEVYENARK encoded by the coding sequence GTGCATGAGGACATCGCCAAGGTATTGCTCGACGCCGACACCATCCAGCGGCGCGTGCGGGAACTAGGCGAGCAACTGTCGCGTGACTACGCGGACAAGAATCCCGTTCTCATTTGCATTCTTAAAGGAGCCGCCATTTTCATGGCGGATCTTGTTCGCCACATTTCCGTCCCGGTCCGGATGGACTTCATGGCCATTAGCAGCTACGGCAGCGGCGTGCGCACCTCGGGCGTCGTCCGGATTCTGAAGGATCTCGACAGCTCCATCGAGCGGCAGCACGTGCTCATCGTCGAGGACATCGTGGACTCGGGCTTGACCCTGTCGTACTTGCTCGACAACCTGCAGTCGCGCCAGCCGGCGTCGCTGCGCACCTGCGTGCTGCTGGATAAGCCCGGGCAGCGGCGGGTGCCGCTGAAAGCCGACTACGTGGGCTTCGAGATTCCGGACGAGTTCGTGGTCGGCTACGGCCTCGACTACGCGGAAAACTACCGGCATTTGCCCTACATCGGCGTCCTGAAAGCGGAAGTATACGAAAACGCCCGCAAGTGA
- a CDS encoding GMP synthase (glutamine-hydrolyzing): MAARLQAQPARGVIAAGDGVEAPAGLPVLRVDPDGDVPEEALQRFLFDECGCAREWTVAAFIERAIAQVRAQVGSGRIVAALSGGVDSAVAAALVHRAVGDQLTCIFVDHGLLRKGEPEQVVEAFRRQFRAQLVVVDARQRFLDALAGVVDPERKRKIIGELFIRVFEEEARRLGDVRYLVQGTVYTDVLESGAEAGHGVVKSHHNVGGLPERMALELVEPLRDLFKDEVRQVGLALGLPEDLVWRHPFPGPGLAVRIVGEVTAERLEILREADAIVREEIRRAGLERQLFQAFAVLADTRTVGVRGGSRTYGAVVAVRAVTSVEGLEAQWARLPYDVLDQISERILREVPGVSRVVYDISAKPPSTIEWE, translated from the coding sequence CTGGCGGCGCGCTTGCAGGCGCAGCCGGCCCGGGGCGTCATCGCGGCGGGCGACGGCGTGGAGGCGCCGGCGGGGTTGCCGGTGCTGCGGGTCGATCCCGACGGGGACGTTCCCGAGGAGGCGTTGCAGCGTTTTCTGTTCGACGAGTGCGGCTGTGCGCGGGAGTGGACCGTCGCGGCCTTCATCGAGCGAGCCATAGCGCAGGTGCGGGCTCAGGTGGGCTCGGGGCGCATCGTGGCCGCGCTGAGCGGGGGCGTTGACTCGGCGGTGGCGGCGGCGCTGGTGCACCGGGCCGTCGGCGACCAGCTGACTTGCATTTTCGTCGACCACGGGCTGCTGCGCAAAGGCGAGCCGGAGCAGGTCGTCGAGGCGTTTCGACGGCAGTTCCGGGCGCAGCTCGTTGTGGTCGACGCGCGGCAGCGGTTTCTCGACGCGCTCGCGGGCGTCGTGGATCCCGAACGGAAGCGGAAAATCATCGGCGAACTGTTTATTCGCGTGTTCGAGGAGGAAGCCCGGCGGCTGGGCGACGTGCGCTACTTGGTGCAGGGGACGGTGTACACCGACGTCCTCGAAAGCGGCGCCGAAGCGGGGCACGGCGTCGTCAAGAGCCACCACAACGTCGGCGGCTTGCCGGAGCGCATGGCGCTGGAGCTGGTGGAGCCGCTGCGCGACCTGTTCAAGGACGAAGTTCGCCAAGTGGGCCTGGCCTTAGGATTGCCCGAGGACTTGGTGTGGCGGCATCCGTTCCCGGGCCCGGGGCTCGCCGTGCGGATCGTGGGCGAAGTGACGGCGGAGCGGCTGGAGATACTGCGTGAAGCCGACGCCATCGTCCGCGAGGAGATCCGGCGAGCGGGGCTGGAGCGGCAGCTTTTTCAGGCGTTCGCCGTCCTGGCGGACACGCGCACCGTGGGCGTACGCGGCGGATCCCGCACGTATGGCGCCGTGGTGGCGGTGCGGGCCGTGACCAGTGTGGAAGGCCTGGAGGCGCAGTGGGCCCGGTTGCCGTATGACGTGCTGGACCAGATTTCGGAGCGCATCTTGCGCGAGGTGCCCGGCGTCAGCCGGGTCGTGTACGACATCAGCGCGAAGCCGCCATCCACCATCGAATGGGAGTAG
- the pcrA gene encoding DNA helicase PcrA: MQFPWLNDLNEAQRAAVQHVDGPLLIIAGAGSGKTRVLTYRMAYLLAQGVPPSAILAVTFTNKAANEMKERVEALIGPQVEQVWVGTFHAACVRILRRHADRIGFPHQFLIFDTSDQLTVMRTVLQDLNLDPKRYDPRGLLSAVSAAKNNLVGPEQYAETASDFWERTVARVYARYQEKLRENGAFDFDDLLLKTVELFRQAPDVLQHYRDRFRYLMIDEYQDTNRVQYVLVNMLAAEHRNLCVVGDADQSIYRFRGADIRNILDFERDYPDARVIKLEQNYRSTKRILAAANAVIANNLHRPEKTLWTANPEGDPIYFYRARDERGEAAFVADEIRRSVLSEGRPYSDFTILYRTHAQSRTFEEEFIRRGIPYRIVSGVRFYERKEIKDLLAYLRVIYNPLDEFSLRRIINVPKRGIGDATMGRLDEFAALHGMSLYEAMTAPEALAGLSGAAAKKVEEFADLLEELRQQARELPLTALVERVLERTGYLAELMAERTLEAEARIENLREFLSVTRQFEQEQGGGLGEFLEHVALVSDVDAYDAEANSVTMMTLHAAKGLEFPVVFLVGMEDGIFPHSRALTEPEELEEERRLCYVGMTRAKERLYLTCARQRLLYGQTVASKVSMFVGEVPQELVEDLSSDDDYMAGFGGSLWYEADRFGTGRWGGDSYGAGAYEPGGYGSGRSGNGAESGYAYGGRRAGRGVAPAGPVRFGAGDLRTAGAGGPGRPRPSFDSSTLQAGDKVRHAVFGEGTVVSCAPAGSDTVVTVAFPEHGVKKLLASVAPLEKV, from the coding sequence ATGCAGTTTCCCTGGCTCAACGATCTGAACGAAGCGCAGCGGGCCGCGGTGCAGCACGTGGACGGCCCGCTGCTCATCATCGCGGGCGCGGGCAGCGGCAAGACCCGGGTGCTGACGTACCGGATGGCCTATCTGCTCGCGCAGGGCGTGCCGCCTTCGGCCATTTTGGCCGTCACGTTCACCAACAAGGCGGCCAACGAAATGAAAGAGCGCGTCGAGGCCCTCATCGGTCCGCAGGTGGAGCAGGTGTGGGTGGGCACGTTCCACGCCGCCTGCGTGCGCATCTTGCGGCGTCACGCGGATCGCATCGGCTTTCCGCACCAGTTCCTCATCTTCGACACCAGCGATCAGCTGACCGTCATGCGCACGGTACTGCAAGATCTGAACCTGGATCCGAAGCGCTACGACCCGCGGGGACTGCTGAGCGCCGTCAGCGCGGCCAAGAACAATCTGGTCGGCCCGGAGCAGTACGCGGAGACCGCCTCCGACTTTTGGGAGCGCACGGTGGCGCGGGTGTACGCTCGCTACCAGGAAAAGTTGCGGGAAAACGGCGCCTTTGACTTCGACGACTTGCTGCTAAAGACCGTCGAGCTGTTCCGGCAGGCGCCCGACGTGCTGCAGCACTACCGGGACCGGTTCCGCTACCTGATGATTGACGAGTACCAGGACACCAACCGCGTCCAGTACGTCCTGGTCAACATGCTGGCCGCGGAACACCGCAACCTGTGCGTGGTGGGCGATGCGGATCAGAGCATCTACCGCTTCCGCGGCGCCGATATCCGCAATATCCTGGATTTCGAGCGGGACTATCCCGACGCGCGGGTCATTAAGCTGGAGCAAAACTACCGCTCCACCAAGCGCATTCTCGCCGCGGCCAACGCGGTCATCGCGAACAACTTGCACCGGCCCGAGAAAACGTTGTGGACGGCCAATCCCGAAGGCGATCCGATTTACTTTTACCGCGCCCGCGACGAGCGGGGCGAGGCGGCGTTCGTGGCCGACGAGATTCGCCGCAGTGTGCTCAGCGAGGGGCGCCCGTACAGCGACTTCACCATCCTGTACCGCACCCACGCCCAGAGCCGCACCTTCGAAGAAGAATTCATCCGCCGGGGCATTCCGTATCGCATCGTTTCCGGCGTGCGCTTCTACGAGCGCAAAGAGATCAAAGACTTGCTGGCGTACTTGCGAGTCATCTACAACCCGCTGGACGAATTCAGCCTGCGGCGCATCATCAACGTGCCCAAGCGGGGCATCGGCGACGCGACCATGGGCCGGCTCGACGAGTTCGCGGCGCTGCACGGCATGTCGCTGTACGAAGCGATGACGGCGCCGGAGGCGCTCGCGGGGCTGAGTGGAGCTGCGGCGAAAAAGGTGGAGGAGTTCGCCGACCTGCTGGAGGAGCTGCGGCAGCAGGCCCGGGAGCTGCCCTTGACGGCGCTGGTTGAGCGGGTGCTGGAGCGCACGGGCTACCTGGCCGAGCTGATGGCGGAGCGGACGCTGGAAGCGGAGGCGCGCATCGAGAACTTGCGCGAATTTCTGTCGGTGACGCGGCAGTTCGAGCAAGAGCAAGGCGGCGGGCTGGGCGAGTTCTTGGAGCACGTCGCGCTGGTGTCGGACGTGGACGCGTACGACGCCGAAGCCAATTCGGTGACGATGATGACGCTGCATGCGGCCAAGGGTCTGGAATTCCCTGTCGTGTTCCTCGTCGGCATGGAAGACGGCATCTTCCCGCACTCGCGGGCGCTGACGGAGCCGGAGGAGCTGGAGGAAGAGCGGCGGCTTTGCTACGTGGGCATGACGCGCGCCAAAGAGCGGCTCTACCTGACCTGCGCCCGGCAGCGGCTGCTCTATGGGCAGACCGTGGCCAGCAAGGTGTCGATGTTCGTCGGCGAGGTGCCGCAGGAACTGGTGGAAGACTTGTCCAGCGACGACGACTACATGGCGGGGTTTGGCGGGTCGCTCTGGTATGAAGCCGATCGGTTCGGCACAGGCCGCTGGGGCGGGGATAGCTACGGGGCAGGTGCGTACGAGCCTGGCGGCTACGGCTCGGGCCGGTCCGGCAACGGCGCGGAGAGCGGGTACGCGTACGGCGGCCGCCGCGCGGGGCGGGGCGTTGCGCCTGCGGGGCCGGTGCGCTTCGGCGCAGGAGACTTGCGCACGGCCGGCGCCGGCGGGCCGGGCCGGCCGCGGCCGAGCTTCGATTCGTCGACGCTGCAGGCAGGCGACAAAGTGCGCCACGCGGTGTTCGGGGAAGGCACGGTCGTCAGCTGCGCGCCGGCGGGCAGCGACACCGTCGTTACGGTGGCGTTTCCCGAGCACGGCGTCAAGAAGCTGCTGGCCAGCGTCGCACCGCTGGAGAAAGTGTAA
- a CDS encoding transcriptional regulator, with amino-acid sequence MGVGQFDVIVVIVASGVAEEALEAARRAGAEGATILHGRGSGIHEQKKIFNIPIEPEKDILIMLVPRQKTEGILAAVDQAVDLNKPGHGIAFVLEVKSVIGLSHPVPGADGTP; translated from the coding sequence TTGGGCGTCGGGCAATTCGACGTAATCGTCGTCATCGTGGCCTCCGGGGTGGCGGAGGAAGCCCTGGAGGCGGCGCGGCGGGCCGGGGCGGAGGGAGCGACCATCCTTCACGGCCGCGGGTCCGGCATTCACGAGCAGAAGAAGATTTTCAACATCCCGATTGAGCCGGAGAAGGATATCCTCATCATGCTGGTGCCGCGCCAGAAGACCGAAGGCATCCTGGCGGCCGTGGACCAGGCCGTGGATTTGAACAAGCCGGGGCACGGCATCGCCTTCGTGCTGGAAGTGAAGAGCGTGATCGGGCTTTCGCACCCGGTGCCGGGGGCCGACGGCACCCCCTGA
- a CDS encoding DUF1538 domain-containing protein → MAELWHELVEVVADVVVAVAPLAALALIFNLIFLRLPRTQLRALLTGLLLTAVGTILFLYGVRIGFMPAGQSIGQLVASSRPWLLIPIGFVLGLVTILAEPTVRVQTAEVARVSGGHIPERLLLYTLAVGVGIAVALAMLRVWLDIHLLAILIPGYILAFLLMLRAAPGFTSIAFDSGGVATGPITVTFILSVALGAAAGLPGADPVVAGFGLVSLVALAPVLSVLALGVLFRSAEPAEEETPAEKAQEEDEQRWASGNST, encoded by the coding sequence GTGGCGGAACTCTGGCACGAGCTGGTGGAAGTCGTCGCGGACGTCGTGGTCGCGGTGGCGCCGCTGGCGGCGTTGGCTCTCATCTTTAACCTCATCTTCCTGCGGCTGCCCCGAACCCAGCTCCGCGCCCTGCTGACGGGCCTGCTGCTGACGGCGGTGGGCACCATCCTTTTCCTGTACGGCGTGCGCATCGGCTTTATGCCGGCGGGGCAAAGCATTGGCCAGCTGGTGGCGTCGTCGCGGCCGTGGCTGTTGATTCCCATCGGCTTTGTCCTGGGACTGGTGACCATCCTGGCCGAGCCCACGGTGCGGGTGCAAACGGCCGAAGTGGCCCGGGTGTCCGGCGGGCACATCCCGGAGCGGCTGTTGCTGTATACGCTGGCGGTGGGGGTTGGGATCGCGGTGGCGCTGGCCATGCTGCGGGTGTGGCTCGACATCCACCTGCTGGCCATCTTAATACCGGGCTACATCCTGGCCTTCCTCCTGATGCTGCGCGCCGCGCCCGGTTTCACGTCCATCGCCTTTGATTCCGGCGGCGTGGCCACCGGACCGATTACCGTCACCTTCATCTTGTCGGTGGCGCTCGGCGCGGCCGCGGGCCTGCCGGGCGCGGATCCGGTGGTAGCCGGGTTCGGCCTGGTGTCACTGGTGGCCTTGGCGCCGGTGCTGTCCGTGCTGGCGCTGGGCGTGCTGTTCCGGAGCGCGGAGCCGGCGGAGGAAGAGACGCCGGCGGAGAAAGCGCAAGAGGAGGACGAACAACGTTGGGCGTCGGGCAATTCGACGTAA
- a CDS encoding DUF1538 domain-containing protein has protein sequence MAKPNGRNLALSVGREVAAAVSPIVAIVLILHLTVAPLGLDGLLRFLGGSVLVTLGLGLFLLGVNVSVVPLGERVGAELPARLGTAGVFGIFVLFTVVATLADPNVQVLAALVDTVSEGSISPLRLVLFLAAGVGIYTLLSLLRVFFQIPLGWILVPSYALAFLLGALVDARFLSLAFDAGGVTTGPLIVPFVMALNVGIVSVLGVRDRVSASFGLVAMVFIGPILAVLLLGLLYS, from the coding sequence TTGGCGAAGCCGAACGGGCGAAACCTGGCGCTCTCCGTCGGCCGGGAAGTGGCGGCGGCGGTGAGCCCCATCGTCGCCATCGTGCTGATTCTCCACCTGACGGTAGCGCCGCTGGGCCTGGACGGCCTGCTGCGCTTTCTGGGCGGCAGCGTCCTCGTCACGCTGGGCCTCGGACTGTTTCTGCTGGGCGTCAACGTGAGCGTCGTCCCGCTCGGCGAGCGCGTGGGCGCGGAGCTGCCGGCTCGGCTCGGAACCGCCGGCGTGTTTGGGATTTTTGTCCTCTTTACCGTCGTGGCGACGCTGGCCGACCCGAACGTCCAAGTGCTGGCCGCGTTGGTGGACACGGTGTCGGAAGGGTCCATCTCCCCGCTGCGGCTGGTGCTGTTTTTGGCGGCCGGCGTCGGGATTTACACGCTGTTGAGCCTGCTGCGCGTGTTCTTTCAGATCCCCTTGGGCTGGATTCTCGTTCCCTCGTACGCGCTGGCTTTCTTGCTGGGCGCACTGGTGGACGCCCGCTTTCTCTCCCTGGCGTTCGACGCGGGCGGGGTAACGACGGGACCGCTGATCGTTCCCTTCGTGATGGCTCTCAACGTCGGCATCGTATCGGTCCTGGGCGTGCGGGACCGGGTTTCGGCCAGCTTCGGCCTGGTGGCCATGGTGTTCATCGGCCCCATTCTGGCCGTGCTGCTTTTAGGCTTGCTGTACTCGTAA